In the genome of Streptomyces sp. SAI-127, the window CGCCCTCCGCCAGCAGATCCGCGGTCTCCTGCTCCCACTTGATCGCCTCGTCCCAACTGGGCGGGAAGAGCGGCTTGTTGGCCAGCGCGCTGACCGCCTTGGCCTGGGCGAGGGTCAGGTTCTGCGTCTTGACGTAGAACTGCTCGTTCCAGATGTCGGTGTTCTCGTACGCCCACACCTGTCCCTTGGCCCAGTACGGGATGTAGGCGGCAACCGCGGCGGCCTTCGCGGAGTCGGCCAGCACGGAGGCCGGCGCCCACAGCAGCGTGAGCAGGTCGACCACGTCGGTGGTGACGGCGTGGGCGCCCTTGGCCTCGTACTGCGACAGATAGGAGGGCGCCTGGCTGTTGGCGAGCGGCGCGACGTCCACCTGGCCCGACTGCAGAGCGGTGAAGAACTGGTTGCTGGTCAGCGGGACGAGCTTGACGTCGTCATACGCGATGCCGGCCTTCTTCAACGCCCGCAGGAGTACGACGCCTTGGGCCTGGCCCTGGGAGAAGGCGAGCCGCTTCCCCTTGAAGTCCTCGACCGTCCGGATGTCGCTGCCGGGCTTGGTGGCGAAGAGATAGCTCGGTTTTCGGGTGATGTTGATGGCGACGATCTTCGCGTCGAATCCCTGGTAGTGCGCCTGGATCGGCGGAATACCCGCGTTGGTGGCGACATCAAGGGAACCCGCGCGGAAGGCGTTGATGACATCGGGCCCGGCGGCGATATTGGCCCAGCTCGACACCTTGAACGGAAGCGCACCCAACTTGCCGAGTTTCAATTGGAGTTGCTGGGTGCCGAGATACGAGGCGATCTTCAGGCTGGTGCCAGCCGGAACCTTGCCCGCGAGCGGGGCGGACAGGGCGTCCTTGCTGTCGGCGGCGGCACTGTTTCCGGCGCAGCCGCTGAGCCCGGCGACGCCGGCCGCGGCACCGAGGATCGAGGAGAGGAACAGACGCCGGTCGATGCCGGACGTACGGGAAACAGGCATGGGAGAGCTCCCGGAATCAGCGCCGGAACAGCGCAGGGAAAAGCACGAAGAGGGAAAGTCAACGCAGGGGAAACGAGCGCAGGGGAAATGAGCGCGTCACGCGGGGCAGCGTGTCAGCAACAAAGGGTGCGACAGTACAGGTGCGGGCTCATGAACAGGATGTTCGCGGTCATGCGGAGGCCCTGTCAACATTCGGAGTTTCTGAATTAATTCCGCTCAGGTGAGAGAGGGTGAGCGGATCCCGGTAGAGCACGTCGAGGGCCACCGCACCGCCCGCCACGGCGAGCACGGAATCCGGGAAACCCGTGGGCAGCACGGACGTCGCGCGTTCGCTGCCGACCCCCTCGCGCAGGGCGGCGAGGCAGTCCTGCCGGTGTATGACACCGATCTCGGTCACCACGACCGTCTCCGGGTTCAGCACGTCCAGCAGCAGCCGTACCGCCCGTCCGACGGCACCGGCACGCTCCACCAGCAGCCGTACCGCCTCGGGATCGCCCGCGGCCGCCGCCGCGACCACATGCATCGGGTTGTCGCCCTCGATGACCCCTGCCCGCCGGGCCCGCCGGCACAGCGTCCGCTCGCTCAACTCGGCCTGGAGGCAGCCGGTCCGGCCGCACTCGCAGGGCTCCGAGCCGCCCGGCACCGGCAGATGGGCGATGGCGCCCGCCTGGGAGCGCGGCCCGTGGTGCACCTCGTCGTTGGTGGCGAACGCCGCGTCCACCACGTTGCCGACGAACAGATGCAGCACACTCCGGCTGCCGCGCGCCCGCCCGAACAGCCGCTCCGCGTTGACCAACGCCCGCGCGTGTCCGTCCACATGGACCGGCAGCCCG includes:
- a CDS encoding ABC transporter substrate-binding protein, translating into MPVSRTSGIDRRLFLSSILGAAAGVAGLSGCAGNSAAADSKDALSAPLAGKVPAGTSLKIASYLGTQQLQLKLGKLGALPFKVSSWANIAAGPDVINAFRAGSLDVATNAGIPPIQAHYQGFDAKIVAINITRKPSYLFATKPGSDIRTVEDFKGKRLAFSQGQAQGVVLLRALKKAGIAYDDVKLVPLTSNQFFTALQSGQVDVAPLANSQAPSYLSQYEAKGAHAVTTDVVDLLTLLWAPASVLADSAKAAAVAAYIPYWAKGQVWAYENTDIWNEQFYVKTQNLTLAQAKAVSALANKPLFPPSWDEAIKWEQETADLLAEGGFVKKFDVGDLFDHRFEGIAAKAVAAEYRR
- a CDS encoding ROK family protein is translated as MPRTEAPPVIPTPMSRRRTSASVVLRSVLEHGPVARSTISRLTGLSPASVTDYCARFSELGLIRESAVPRRSNGVGRPHVPVDLDDSRFVVGGVHVAVPYTTVALLDLRGRVLARRELKHERTAPEPVLARAAEALGALLDAAPGCRPLGVGVAVGGWVDRDSGTVVEHPLLGWHDVPVREVLGARTGLPVHVDGHARALVNAERLFGRARGSRSVLHLFVGNVVDAAFATNDEVHHGPRSQAGAIAHLPVPGGSEPCECGRTGCLQAELSERTLCRRARRAGVIEGDNPMHVVAAAAAGDPEAVRLLVERAGAVGRAVRLLLDVLNPETVVVTEIGVIHRQDCLAALREGVGSERATSVLPTGFPDSVLAVAGGAVALDVLYRDPLTLSHLSGINSETPNVDRASA